One Nodularia sp. LEGE 06071 DNA segment encodes these proteins:
- a CDS encoding gluconeogenesis factor YvcK family protein, producing MSIGFLRQALQALQKQSRRRTSHRVNQWFKWLSPGLAIKRWLLISLGGVLLAILGLAISVRLTPIFWALELVRSFLGVIAGILPHYISGPLVLLGGILLLFWGQTRTVSSITQVLRPGGEEDLIDVLMAHRRLYRGPKIVVIGGGTGLSTLLRGLKTYSANTTAIVTVADDGGSSGRLRQEFGVLPPGDIRNCLAALADEEKLLTELFQYRFKAGDGLTGHSFGNLFLTAMSDITGDLEQAVAASSKVLAVRGQVLPATLSDVRLWAELDDGRRIEGESSIPKAGGKIVKIGCIPANPPALPTAIKAIKEADYIIVGPGSLYTSLIPNLLVPEIADAIANSTAPRIYICNIMTQAGETQGYTVADHIKAIDAACGERQLFDAVLVHKKSPSEKSLIRYAQQNSHPVFLDREDVTLLGRRIVLANVLYEDETGCVRHNPQKLARVLLRWYSGTHQGK from the coding sequence ATGTCAATTGGTTTTCTCAGACAAGCCCTCCAAGCCCTGCAAAAGCAGTCGCGCCGCCGCACTTCCCATCGTGTCAACCAGTGGTTCAAGTGGTTATCTCCGGGGCTAGCCATCAAACGCTGGTTACTAATTAGTCTTGGAGGTGTACTGCTGGCAATTTTGGGGTTGGCTATATCGGTGAGGCTAACCCCAATTTTTTGGGCGCTGGAGTTGGTGAGGAGTTTTCTGGGAGTAATTGCTGGCATTTTACCCCACTATATCAGCGGGCCTTTGGTATTACTTGGCGGTATACTTTTGCTGTTTTGGGGACAAACTCGCACCGTCAGTTCAATTACTCAGGTATTAAGACCAGGGGGCGAAGAGGATTTAATTGATGTGTTGATGGCACATCGTCGATTGTACCGGGGTCCGAAAATCGTCGTAATTGGTGGTGGGACTGGACTTTCTACTTTATTACGGGGATTAAAAACTTATAGTGCCAATACTACTGCCATTGTGACTGTAGCTGATGATGGTGGGTCTTCTGGGCGGTTGCGTCAGGAATTTGGAGTTTTACCACCAGGGGATATTCGTAATTGTTTGGCAGCACTGGCAGATGAAGAAAAGTTATTAACAGAATTATTTCAATATCGTTTTAAGGCTGGGGACGGGTTGACGGGGCATAGTTTTGGCAATTTGTTTTTAACTGCCATGAGCGATATTACTGGGGATTTAGAACAGGCTGTGGCAGCTAGTTCCAAGGTGCTAGCAGTCCGGGGACAAGTTCTGCCAGCGACTCTGAGTGATGTTCGTCTCTGGGCAGAATTAGATGATGGCCGTCGCATTGAGGGTGAGTCTAGTATTCCGAAGGCTGGGGGGAAAATTGTCAAGATTGGCTGTATCCCTGCTAATCCTCCGGCTTTGCCCACGGCTATTAAAGCAATTAAAGAAGCTGATTATATTATTGTGGGGCCAGGTAGTCTTTATACCAGCCTGATTCCTAATTTACTTGTACCAGAAATTGCCGATGCGATCGCCAATTCTACAGCCCCTCGCATCTACATCTGCAATATCATGACTCAAGCGGGTGAAACTCAGGGATATACTGTTGCTGACCACATTAAAGCGATTGATGCTGCTTGCGGAGAAAGACAGCTGTTTGATGCCGTATTGGTACACAAAAAATCTCCCTCTGAAAAATCACTGATCCGCTATGCTCAACAAAATTCCCATCCAGTATTCTTGGATAGGGAAGATGTTACCCTATTAGGGCGGCGAATTGTTTTAGCCAATGTCTTGTATGAAGATGAAACAGGTTGCGTGCGTCACAATCCTCAGAAACTAGCACGAGTTTTATTGCGGTGGTACAGTGGAACCCATCAGGGGAAGTGA
- the ldpA gene encoding circadian clock protein LdpA translates to MTDLFAPLQSLKEGHWFKLICGASFQHLPSVRSLTLAYTLAGADCIDVAADPAVIAAAQEGLQVARHLLEDAKARGYGYKGNLPFLMVSLNDGEDPHFRKAEFNSTECPADCPRPCETICPAQAIAFNRIDDTSTYLGSARHESLSVNTSGVEAQKCYGCGRCIPVCPYGKIYTKSYMSSAGAIAPFVMSKVVDAVEIHTKVGHLAKFRQLWQTLSPWADQLKVVAISCPDGEGMIDYLKAITELITPLPGALIWQTDGRPMSGDIGDGTTLATVKLGQKVLTAKLPGYVQLAGGTNSYTIVKLKAMGLLKSAEYHPQPHVSGIAYGSYARVLLSPILDQLENQEVSQTSVKAKVRLEAEPELLWPAVKLAHSLVSQIKSQQER, encoded by the coding sequence GTGACTGATTTGTTCGCCCCTTTACAATCCTTGAAAGAAGGACACTGGTTCAAGCTGATCTGCGGAGCCAGCTTCCAACATCTGCCATCCGTCAGAAGTTTAACGTTAGCCTATACATTGGCAGGTGCTGACTGTATAGATGTGGCAGCTGATCCAGCTGTAATCGCAGCAGCCCAGGAAGGGTTGCAAGTAGCCAGGCATTTGCTAGAGGATGCCAAGGCGCGAGGTTATGGCTATAAAGGCAACTTACCTTTTTTAATGGTCAGCCTGAACGATGGAGAAGACCCCCATTTTCGCAAAGCAGAGTTTAACTCTACTGAATGCCCCGCAGATTGCCCTAGACCCTGTGAAACGATTTGCCCTGCCCAAGCGATCGCATTTAACCGGATAGATGACACTTCGACTTACCTCGGCTCCGCTCGGCACGAGTCGCTCAGTGTAAACACTTCGGGAGTTGAAGCCCAAAAGTGCTACGGCTGTGGACGTTGCATACCTGTTTGTCCTTATGGTAAAATTTATACAAAATCATATATGTCGAGCGCTGGCGCGATCGCGCCATTCGTAATGTCAAAGGTCGTAGATGCCGTAGAAATTCACACAAAAGTCGGACACCTGGCAAAGTTTCGGCAATTATGGCAAACACTCTCACCGTGGGCTGACCAACTAAAGGTAGTAGCCATTAGCTGTCCCGATGGCGAGGGCATGATTGACTACCTAAAAGCAATTACTGAACTAATTACCCCATTGCCTGGTGCCTTAATTTGGCAGACAGATGGCCGTCCTATGAGTGGTGATATTGGAGATGGCACTACTTTAGCAACGGTGAAACTAGGGCAGAAAGTTTTGACAGCTAAATTACCGGGATATGTGCAGTTAGCAGGTGGCACTAATAGCTACACCATTGTTAAGTTAAAGGCAATGGGACTATTGAAAAGTGCAGAGTACCATCCACAGCCCCATGTTTCCGGAATCGCTTACGGTAGCTACGCCCGTGTGCTGCTGTCACCAATTCTCGATCAGTTAGAGAATCAGGAGGTGAGTCAAACCAGTGTGAAGGCGAAAGTTCGCCTCGAAGCAGAACCCGAATTACTCTGGCCAGCAGTCAAGCTTGCCCATTCCCTGGTTTCCCAGATCAAGTCACAGCAGGAGCGCTAA
- a CDS encoding glycosyltransferase family 2 protein: protein MKKKTLVSVIIPCFNAEKWLAEAIDSCLQQTYPNIEIIVIDDGSTDNSLDILRSYQDKIIWQALAHKGGNYARNRGFNLSRGEYIQYLDADDYILPEKIERQVQFLEETGADVVYGDWRYQRHLSDGSFFLDKIEIPEIQTDILASLLANWWVALSALLYKRTAVENSGGWDETLTAAQDRDFFISVVMNEAQVIYQPGCYSIYRRHGSAATVSTASKSRWIKNHYIVIDKSEKKLLQLNKLSMKYRQALAKSYFELARESLFIDYSQYAKFIDEALVRFPEFNGTSKKAIYKFVQNIVGFRQAEFIACCYLFVKKFLSSGKSGMTS, encoded by the coding sequence ATGAAAAAAAAAACACTAGTTTCAGTAATCATCCCCTGCTTTAATGCAGAAAAATGGTTAGCAGAAGCAATTGATAGTTGCTTGCAACAAACTTATCCAAACATTGAAATTATTGTGATTGATGATGGCTCTACAGACAATTCATTAGACATTCTGAGAAGTTATCAAGATAAAATTATTTGGCAAGCTTTAGCTCATAAAGGGGGAAATTATGCCAGAAATAGAGGATTCAATTTGTCTAGAGGAGAGTATATTCAGTACTTAGATGCAGATGATTATATTTTGCCTGAAAAGATAGAAAGGCAAGTCCAATTTTTAGAAGAAACAGGAGCCGATGTTGTTTATGGCGATTGGAGATATCAGCGCCATTTATCTGATGGTTCTTTTTTCTTAGATAAAATAGAAATTCCCGAAATACAAACAGATATTTTGGCTTCTCTATTAGCAAATTGGTGGGTGGCTTTAAGTGCTTTACTTTATAAAAGAACCGCAGTAGAAAATAGTGGCGGTTGGGATGAAACTTTGACTGCTGCACAAGATAGAGATTTTTTTATTTCAGTGGTAATGAATGAAGCTCAAGTTATATATCAACCAGGCTGTTATTCAATCTATAGACGACATGGCTCGGCAGCTACAGTTTCTACTGCTTCTAAAAGTCGTTGGATAAAAAACCACTATATAGTTATAGATAAAAGTGAAAAAAAATTATTGCAATTAAACAAACTTTCCATGAAATATCGTCAGGCTTTAGCTAAATCATATTTTGAACTAGCTAGAGAGTCTTTATTTATTGATTACTCACAATATGCAAAATTCATAGATGAGGCTTTAGTGCGGTTTCCAGAGTTTAATGGAACTAGTAAGAAAGCCATTTATAAGTTTGTGCAAAATATTGTTGGTTTTCGACAAGCTGAATTCATTGCCTGTTGTTACTTATTTGTGAAAAAATTTCTTAGTTCAGGCAAAAGCGGCATGACATCTTAG
- a CDS encoding dihydroorotase produces MSFPQSLLIRHASIILPDGELMVGDVLTRDRQIVEVAPEISPDTTTRQIDAQGLTLLPGVIDPQVHFREPGLEHKEDLFTASSACAKGGVTSFLEMPNTRPLTTTQEALDDKLQRASQKCVVNYGFFIGATPENLPDLLLAQPTPGIKVFMGSMHGQLLMDQEEALEAIFAQGRRLIAVHAEDQSRINQRRQEFAGIHDPAIHSQIQDHEAALLATQRALKLSKKYQRRLHILHLSTGVEADLLRQDKPSWVTAEVTPQHLLLNTSAYETIGTLAQMNPPLRSPHDNEVLWQALRDGVIDFIATDHAPHTLAEKAQEYPNTPSGMPGVETSLAVMLTAAMDGRCTVSQVVKWMSQAVAVAYGIPNKGAIAPGYDADLVLVDLNTYRPVKREELLTKCGWSPFEGWNLTGWAVTTIVGGEIVYDQGQVNTEVRGQALTFL; encoded by the coding sequence ATGTCATTTCCCCAAAGTTTACTGATTCGCCACGCTAGTATTATTCTCCCTGATGGTGAATTAATGGTGGGGGATGTGCTGACGCGCGATCGCCAAATTGTGGAAGTTGCACCAGAAATCTCCCCGGATACAACAACTAGACAAATTGACGCACAAGGGTTAACTTTGTTGCCGGGAGTCATTGATCCGCAGGTGCATTTCCGCGAACCAGGGCTAGAACATAAGGAAGATTTGTTTACAGCCAGTTCTGCCTGTGCTAAAGGTGGTGTGACTTCCTTTTTGGAAATGCCCAACACGCGCCCCCTGACCACTACCCAGGAAGCTTTAGACGACAAACTACAACGCGCCTCCCAAAAGTGCGTAGTGAATTATGGCTTTTTTATTGGGGCTACACCTGAAAATTTGCCAGATTTACTTTTAGCCCAGCCGACACCGGGGATTAAGGTGTTTATGGGGTCGATGCATGGTCAATTACTCATGGATCAAGAAGAGGCACTAGAGGCGATATTTGCTCAAGGTCGTCGTTTAATTGCTGTTCATGCTGAAGACCAAAGCCGAATCAACCAACGTCGCCAAGAATTTGCGGGTATTCATGATCCGGCAATTCATTCCCAGATTCAAGATCATGAAGCGGCACTTTTGGCAACCCAACGAGCATTAAAACTTTCTAAAAAATATCAACGTCGTCTGCATATTCTGCATCTATCTACAGGAGTAGAAGCTGATTTGCTGCGTCAGGATAAACCTAGTTGGGTAACAGCAGAGGTCACACCACAGCATTTATTATTGAATACCAGTGCTTATGAAACAATTGGCACTCTGGCACAGATGAATCCACCGTTGCGATCGCCTCACGATAACGAAGTGCTTTGGCAAGCTTTGCGCGATGGTGTAATTGATTTTATTGCTACAGATCATGCACCCCACACCTTAGCGGAAAAAGCTCAAGAATATCCCAATACGCCCTCTGGAATGCCAGGAGTAGAGACTTCCTTAGCGGTGATGTTAACTGCGGCTATGGATGGGCGGTGTACTGTGTCCCAAGTCGTTAAGTGGATGTCTCAGGCTGTAGCTGTGGCTTATGGTATACCGAATAAAGGCGCGATCGCTCCTGGTTACGATGCTGATTTAGTTTTAGTAGATTTAAACACATATCGCCCAGTCAAGCGCGAGGAACTCTTAACGAAATGTGGCTGGAGTCCTTTTGAAGGCTGGAACCTTACAGGATGGGCGGTAACAACCATTGTCGGCGGTGAAATTGTTTATGACCAAGGTCAAGTAAATACAGAAGTACGTGGACAAGCTTTAACTTTTTTGTAG
- a CDS encoding MOSC domain-containing protein → MPYLAKILLYPIKSLDGVEVEQAKILASGALEYDREFAIFDGQGKFVNGKGNRKIHLIRSQFDILNRTISLQTPKENSPRVFHLEEEQQEIAASLSDFLGFAVTLGQNPVMGFPDDINSPGPTVISTATLTEVASWFPGVNVDDLRRRIRANIEVGGVPAFWEDQLFSQQGDLVSLRVGDVSLFGVNPCQRCIVPTRNPDSGEAYPNFQKIFVQQRQATLPDWVDSSYFNHFYRLSVNTRLTRSETGKIWQIGNKIDIINPPTDN, encoded by the coding sequence ATGCCATACTTAGCCAAAATTCTACTTTACCCGATTAAATCACTGGATGGCGTTGAAGTTGAGCAAGCAAAGATTCTAGCCAGTGGCGCACTAGAATATGACCGCGAGTTTGCCATTTTTGACGGACAGGGTAAGTTTGTCAATGGCAAGGGCAATCGTAAAATCCATTTAATTAGATCACAGTTTGACATTCTCAATCGCACCATCTCGCTGCAAACCCCCAAGGAGAACTCACCACGAGTCTTTCATCTAGAAGAAGAACAGCAAGAGATAGCGGCCAGCCTCAGTGATTTTCTGGGGTTTGCCGTGACATTAGGGCAAAATCCTGTCATGGGCTTTCCCGACGATATCAACTCACCAGGGCCAACAGTAATTAGTACAGCGACTTTAACAGAAGTAGCTTCCTGGTTCCCTGGTGTGAACGTTGATGATCTGCGTCGCCGCATCCGTGCCAACATTGAAGTTGGTGGTGTACCAGCATTTTGGGAAGATCAGTTATTTAGTCAACAAGGCGATTTAGTTTCCTTGCGAGTGGGAGATGTCAGCTTATTTGGGGTCAACCCGTGTCAGCGTTGCATAGTCCCAACACGCAATCCTGATTCCGGAGAAGCTTACCCAAACTTTCAAAAAATCTTTGTGCAGCAGCGACAAGCAACTTTACCAGATTGGGTAGACTCATCGTACTTTAATCATTTTTATCGCTTGAGTGTAAATACACGTTTAACACGATCAGAGACTGGAAAAATTTGGCAAATTGGTAATAAAATTGACATAATTAATCCGCCCACGGACAACTAA
- a CDS encoding Dps family protein, with protein sequence MSPQATAKNVNIGIDDASRAKIAEGLSRLLADTYTLYLKTHNFHWNVTGPMFQTLHLMFETQYTELALAVDLIAERIRALGHYAPGTYSEYAKLSSIPETPGVPKAKEMISLLVEGQEAVVRTARSIFPLLEEVNDEPTADLLTQRMQVHEKTAWMLRSLLEE encoded by the coding sequence ATGTCACCTCAAGCAACAGCCAAAAATGTAAATATCGGTATTGATGACGCAAGTAGGGCTAAAATTGCCGAGGGGCTGTCTCGCCTATTGGCTGACACCTATACACTGTATCTAAAAACTCATAACTTTCATTGGAACGTTACCGGGCCGATGTTCCAAACTTTACATTTAATGTTTGAGACTCAGTATACAGAACTAGCTTTAGCCGTTGATTTAATTGCCGAAAGAATCAGAGCATTGGGACATTATGCACCAGGAACCTACAGCGAATATGCCAAACTGAGTTCAATTCCAGAAACTCCAGGAGTTCCCAAAGCCAAAGAAATGATTAGCTTGCTGGTGGAAGGACAAGAAGCAGTAGTCAGAACTGCACGTTCTATTTTTCCTCTATTGGAAGAAGTCAACGACGAACCCACCGCCGATTTATTAACTCAAAGGATGCAAGTCCACGAAAAAACCGCTTGGATGTTGAGAAGTTTATTGGAAGAATAG
- the lepB gene encoding signal peptidase I, translating to MRNQVSNNNSSQQPDNSWFAELARTVVLSIVLALGIRTFVAEARWIPSGSMEPTLNGTPNQWEADKIIVDKLKYRFSEPQRGDIVVFSPTKTLQDEQYNDAFIKRIVALPGEKVELKDGRVYINNKPLEEVKYLNSEQRTAIDVCTSGAQQAYLAQPETIPPNSYLVLGDNRNSSYDSRCWGVVPRGNIIGRAVLRFWPLNNIGGLDKPPLYP from the coding sequence ATGCGAAATCAAGTGTCTAATAATAATTCTAGTCAACAACCCGATAATTCCTGGTTCGCAGAACTAGCCAGAACAGTTGTATTAAGTATTGTGCTAGCCCTGGGCATTCGTACTTTTGTTGCTGAAGCTCGCTGGATTCCTTCTGGCTCTATGGAACCTACACTGAATGGGACACCAAACCAGTGGGAGGCAGACAAGATCATTGTCGATAAATTGAAGTATCGGTTTTCTGAACCGCAGAGGGGAGATATAGTAGTCTTTTCTCCTACAAAAACACTACAAGACGAACAATACAACGACGCATTTATTAAACGTATAGTCGCCTTACCTGGAGAAAAAGTAGAACTCAAGGATGGCCGAGTATATATTAACAATAAACCCCTGGAGGAAGTCAAATACCTGAATTCCGAGCAGCGCACAGCAATTGATGTTTGCACGTCAGGAGCGCAGCAAGCTTATTTGGCACAACCCGAAACTATACCCCCTAACTCATACTTAGTTTTAGGTGATAACCGCAACAGTAGCTACGATAGCCGTTGCTGGGGTGTTGTACCTCGCGGCAATATTATCGGTCGTGCTGTACTCCGCTTTTGGCCTCTCAATAATATTGGTGGACTTGATAAACCACCATTGTATCCATAG
- the grpE gene encoding nucleotide exchange factor GrpE, translating to MTNDTQKLQNLMQRVSISSFKGLSRDAGVSERQILRLRQGKLEQMRVDVLFKLSQVLKISLSELIETFSPLSCREAINPVSPHSPPPSQKEIAELKAEYQRSQLQLEQQREILTQEFQQSSLQLLESLLLQWPTAAQKAQENPQLAAIKIVPLVQKPLERLLQEWGIQAIAPVGAEVPYNPQIHQFIEGTAQPGETVKVRYTGYLQGEKLLYRAKVSPV from the coding sequence ATGACTAATGACACCCAAAAGTTGCAAAATTTGATGCAGCGTGTAAGTATTTCTAGTTTTAAAGGGTTGAGTCGTGATGCTGGTGTCTCAGAACGGCAAATTTTGCGGCTGCGACAAGGGAAACTAGAACAGATGCGGGTGGATGTGCTGTTCAAGTTATCGCAAGTTTTAAAGATTTCATTGAGTGAATTAATAGAAACTTTTTCACCACTCTCTTGTAGAGAAGCGATTAATCCCGTTTCTCCCCACTCCCCACCCCCTAGCCAAAAAGAGATTGCAGAGTTAAAAGCAGAATATCAGCGATCGCAACTGCAATTAGAGCAACAACGAGAAATATTAACACAAGAATTCCAGCAGTCGAGTTTACAATTGCTGGAATCTTTATTATTACAATGGCCGACAGCAGCCCAGAAAGCTCAAGAAAATCCCCAGTTAGCAGCAATTAAAATTGTGCCTTTAGTGCAGAAGCCCTTAGAAAGATTATTACAGGAGTGGGGAATACAAGCGATCGCACCAGTAGGAGCAGAAGTACCATATAATCCCCAAATCCACCAATTCATCGAAGGAACAGCACAACCAGGTGAAACAGTGAAAGTCCGTTACACTGGCTATCTACAAGGCGAAAAGCTACTTTATCGAGCCAAAGTCAGTCCAGTTTGA
- the ruvC gene encoding crossover junction endodeoxyribonuclease RuvC produces MEKRILGLDPGLAILGFGLIACTQSPAKIPDTSVTMVDFGIIQTSAKMEMGQRLCTLFDDLHTVIQELQPDLVAVEKLFFYRMSSTILVAQARGVLLLALAQHKLPYVEFTPGQIKLALTGYGNADKSEVQDAVARELDLDEIPKPDDAADALAVALTAWFQL; encoded by the coding sequence ATGGAAAAACGTATTTTAGGATTAGATCCGGGACTAGCAATTTTAGGATTTGGGCTAATTGCTTGTACCCAAAGTCCGGCTAAAATTCCGGATACATCGGTGACTATGGTAGATTTCGGAATCATCCAGACCTCGGCCAAAATGGAAATGGGACAGCGCCTCTGTACCTTGTTTGACGATTTGCACACAGTGATTCAGGAATTGCAGCCAGATTTGGTGGCGGTGGAAAAATTGTTTTTCTATCGTATGTCAAGTACTATCCTTGTGGCACAGGCTAGGGGTGTACTTTTGTTAGCTTTGGCACAACATAAGCTACCGTATGTTGAATTTACACCTGGCCAAATTAAACTAGCTTTAACAGGTTATGGTAATGCCGATAAATCTGAAGTGCAAGATGCCGTGGCGCGGGAGTTAGATTTAGACGAGATTCCCAAGCCCGATGATGCTGCCGATGCTTTGGCGGTGGCTTTGACAGCTTGGTTTCAGTTGTAG
- a CDS encoding R3H domain-containing nucleic acid-binding protein, protein MTIKEDLQKLLDILPQDLREVLESHPQRDSLVEVVLDLGRCPEARFPNQAEYLSETPVTQAQIDDCIQQIGTFSGDNRAGIELTLHRISAIRNRSGRIIGLTCRVGRAVFGTIGMIRDLVETGKSILMLGRPGVGKTTALREIARVLADDFHKRVVIIDTSNEIAGDGDVPHPAIGRARRMQVAKPELQHQVMIEAVENHMPEVIVIDEIGTELEALAARTIAERGVQLVGTAHGNQIENLIKNPTLSDLVGGIQAVTLGDDEARRRGSQKTVLERKAPPTFEIAVEMLERKRWVIHESVADTVDTLLRGRQPSPQTRTVDDQGKVAMTRQLSVVNGRGGQVSTSEDSFSPARPTNGWRSSGQMVALPPLSLERERMTGRSEFDRLLDESFNYSESFDVKASRHAGPNGEDLPLHIYPYGVSRHQLEQVIGVLTLPVVLTKDIDTADAILALRSHVKNQAKLRQMAKARHVPIHMIKSSTIPQITRGLRRLLNIEDPDMTDDRELQLFLHSGTDDEMDALEEARLAVEQIVIPKGQPVELLPRSSPVRKMQHELVEHYRLKSDSFGEEPNRRLRIYPA, encoded by the coding sequence ATGACGATTAAAGAAGACCTTCAAAAGTTATTAGACATTTTGCCCCAAGACCTGCGAGAAGTCCTAGAGAGTCATCCCCAACGAGATAGTTTAGTTGAAGTGGTCTTGGATCTGGGTCGTTGCCCAGAGGCTCGCTTTCCTAACCAAGCTGAGTATCTGAGCGAAACACCCGTTACTCAAGCCCAAATCGATGATTGCATTCAGCAAATCGGAACCTTTAGCGGAGATAATCGAGCCGGAATTGAGCTAACTTTGCATCGGATCAGTGCTATTCGGAACCGTAGCGGTAGGATTATTGGCTTAACCTGTCGCGTGGGTCGGGCAGTATTCGGCACAATTGGCATGATCCGCGATTTGGTGGAAACTGGTAAATCAATTCTCATGCTGGGGCGGCCGGGTGTGGGGAAAACTACTGCTTTAAGAGAAATTGCCCGTGTTTTAGCAGATGATTTCCATAAGCGTGTCGTAATTATTGACACTTCCAACGAAATCGCCGGGGATGGTGATGTGCCTCACCCCGCTATTGGTCGTGCGAGGCGGATGCAAGTGGCAAAACCAGAACTTCAGCATCAGGTGATGATTGAGGCAGTGGAAAACCATATGCCAGAAGTCATCGTCATTGATGAAATTGGTACAGAACTAGAAGCTTTAGCGGCGCGTACCATTGCTGAACGGGGTGTGCAATTGGTCGGTACTGCCCACGGGAACCAAATCGAAAACCTGATTAAAAACCCCACTCTTTCTGATTTAGTTGGCGGGATTCAGGCTGTGACTCTAGGAGATGATGAAGCTAGAAGGCGCGGCAGTCAAAAGACGGTTTTGGAACGCAAAGCTCCTCCCACTTTTGAGATTGCGGTGGAAATGTTGGAACGGAAACGCTGGGTAATACACGAAAGTGTGGCTGATACGGTAGATACTCTGCTGAGAGGCCGTCAGCCTAGCCCACAAACCAGAACCGTTGATGACCAAGGCAAGGTGGCGATGACACGACAGTTATCAGTGGTCAATGGTCGAGGTGGACAGGTTTCTACAAGTGAGGATTCTTTCTCACCAGCGCGACCGACTAATGGCTGGCGTTCATCAGGACAAATGGTAGCATTGCCTCCTTTGTCTTTAGAGCGGGAGCGGATGACTGGACGTAGTGAGTTTGACCGCTTGCTGGATGAATCCTTCAACTACTCTGAGAGTTTTGATGTCAAGGCCAGTAGACACGCAGGGCCAAATGGTGAAGATTTGCCGCTACACATTTACCCCTATGGTGTGAGTCGCCACCAATTAGAGCAGGTGATTGGTGTATTAACTTTGCCAGTGGTCTTGACAAAAGACATTGATACTGCTGATGCAATTTTGGCATTGCGATCGCACGTCAAAAACCAGGCTAAATTACGGCAAATGGCCAAAGCTCGTCATGTGCCAATTCACATGATTAAGTCCAGTACAATTCCCCAGATCACTCGTGGTTTACGGCGGTTGCTGAACATTGAAGATCCGGATATGACCGATGACCGGGAACTGCAATTGTTTCTGCACAGTGGCACCGATGATGAGATGGATGCCCTAGAAGAAGCCAGACTGGCTGTAGAGCAGATTGTAATTCCTAAAGGACAACCAGTAGAGTTATTGCCTCGTTCTTCGCCGGTACGCAAAATGCAGCATGAGTTGGTAGAACACTATCGACTCAAATCTGATAGTTTTGGCGAAGAACCCAATCGGCGTTTGCGGATTTATCCAGCTTAA
- the tsaE gene encoding tRNA (adenosine(37)-N6)-threonylcarbamoyltransferase complex ATPase subunit type 1 TsaE — MNILLANAEATLRLGITLGQNLTAGSVILLAGDLGSGKTTLVQGIGQGLGITEPIVSPTFTLINEYTQGRLPLYHLDLYRLEPSEVVALNLETYWEGVEVMPGIVAIEWAERMPYKPDIYLSLLLTHGDDGTRQAKITPFNCTIHKFIPSISGFVDLENS, encoded by the coding sequence ATGAATATTTTGCTTGCAAATGCAGAAGCAACGCTACGTTTGGGCATTACACTTGGCCAAAATTTGACGGCTGGCAGTGTGATTTTATTAGCAGGTGATTTAGGTAGTGGCAAAACTACACTGGTACAGGGCATTGGTCAAGGTTTAGGCATCACCGAACCAATTGTTAGCCCTACTTTCACTCTGATTAATGAGTACACTCAGGGGCGTTTACCCCTTTACCATTTAGATTTATATCGCCTCGAACCCTCTGAGGTCGTAGCCTTGAACCTAGAGACTTATTGGGAAGGTGTTGAGGTGATGCCAGGAATTGTGGCGATTGAATGGGCAGAAAGAATGCCCTACAAGCCAGATATTTATCTGAGTTTGCTGTTGACTCACGGGGATGACGGCACTCGTCAAGCCAAAATTACACCGTTTAATTGCACCATTCACAAATTTATTCCTAGCATCTCAGGTTTTGTTGATTTAGAAAACTCGTGA